From one Halothece sp. PCC 7418 genomic stretch:
- a CDS encoding aldo/keto reductase translates to MQAKETKIQVNKKLSLPVMGCGTWAWGNKLLWEYDESQDQQLQQVFTYCVDQGVTLFDTGDSYGTGKLKGRSEQLLGQFTREYEGSEKENICIATKLAAYPWRLTRQSMIEAGRASAKRLGKNVDLVQMHWPTANYFPWQENALLEGLADLYEKGEVKGVGLSNYGPKRLREVHQKFAERGVPIVTLQVQYSLLSTYPVKELDLKAVCDELGIQLIAYSPLTLGLLTGKYGNGVFPKGVRGLLFRYLLPGIKPVLNTLEEIAKIREKTMSQIALNWCICKGTIPIPGAKNLQQAEMNLGALGWRLSEAEVTELDQAVNQNTRQMVQNIFQTR, encoded by the coding sequence ATGCAAGCAAAAGAGACAAAAATACAAGTCAATAAAAAACTATCTTTACCCGTGATGGGTTGTGGGACTTGGGCGTGGGGAAATAAGCTGTTGTGGGAGTACGATGAGAGTCAAGACCAACAGCTACAGCAAGTTTTTACTTATTGTGTGGATCAGGGAGTAACATTATTTGATACAGGGGACTCCTACGGGACGGGAAAATTAAAAGGACGCAGTGAACAACTCTTAGGACAGTTTACCCGAGAGTATGAGGGAAGCGAGAAAGAAAATATTTGTATTGCAACGAAACTGGCTGCATATCCTTGGCGTTTAACTCGTCAGTCCATGATTGAGGCGGGTCGCGCTTCCGCGAAACGGTTAGGAAAAAATGTTGATTTAGTGCAAATGCACTGGCCCACTGCAAATTATTTTCCTTGGCAAGAAAATGCCCTGTTAGAGGGACTGGCGGATCTCTATGAAAAGGGAGAAGTGAAAGGAGTCGGTTTATCGAATTATGGTCCGAAGCGTCTCAGGGAAGTGCATCAAAAATTTGCGGAACGGGGTGTTCCCATTGTGACCTTACAGGTACAATATTCTCTGCTTTCTACTTATCCTGTCAAAGAGTTAGACTTAAAAGCAGTGTGTGATGAATTAGGGATTCAATTAATTGCTTATAGCCCACTTACGCTGGGTTTATTAACAGGGAAATATGGAAATGGCGTGTTTCCGAAAGGAGTGAGAGGATTATTATTTCGCTATTTATTACCAGGCATTAAACCTGTTCTCAATACGTTAGAAGAAATTGCTAAAATTCGGGAAAAAACAATGTCACAAATTGCTTTAAATTGGTGTATTTGTAAAGGAACAATTCCGATTCCAGGGGCAAAGAATTTACAGCAAGCGGAAATGAATTTGGGGGCGTTGGGTTGGCGACTGAGTGAAGCGGAAGTGACTGAACTGGATCAAGCAGTCAATCAAAATACTCGTCAGATGGTGCAAAATATCTTTCAAACGCGATGA
- a CDS encoding Uma2 family endonuclease produces MKWEDVCANQQLQNLPFKIELNQWGQIVMSPVKIKHSFYQGRLQRLLESFLKTGEVMPECAINTADGVKVADVVWCSDERFQQIEDEVSASIAPEICIEVKSDGNTSAEIDVKKELYFQVGAMEVWLCNQEGKITFYHPEGELKQSLLVPNFPDEIKR; encoded by the coding sequence ATGAAATGGGAAGACGTTTGCGCCAATCAGCAACTGCAAAATTTACCCTTCAAAATTGAGCTTAATCAATGGGGTCAAATTGTAATGAGTCCTGTTAAAATCAAACATTCTTTTTATCAAGGGCGATTGCAACGGTTATTAGAATCTTTCTTGAAAACTGGGGAAGTGATGCCCGAATGTGCGATTAATACAGCAGATGGGGTGAAAGTGGCTGATGTGGTTTGGTGTTCCGATGAACGGTTTCAACAAATTGAAGATGAGGTTTCTGCTTCAATTGCACCCGAAATTTGTATTGAAGTGAAGTCTGATGGGAACACAAGTGCGGAAATTGATGTGAAGAAAGAACTCTATTTTCAGGTAGGCGCGATGGAAGTTTGGCTGTGTAATCAAGAGGGAAAAATAACGTTTTATCATCCAGAAGGGGAATTAAAACAGTCTTTGCTTGTGCCGAATTTTCCCGATGAAATTAAACGATGA
- a CDS encoding molybdopterin oxidoreductase family protein: protein MTQKTLCPYCGVGCGLEVLPPAQPGKAVNRDSEGNPIWQVRGDRAHPSSKGMVCVKGATITEATAKNRLKYPLLRDSLDEPFRRVSWEEALNRIVREIKTVQVTHGNDGICMYGSGQLQTEDYYIAQKLLKGCLGTNNFDANSRLCMSSAVAGYMQSFGSDGPPCCYDDLEQTDCAFLIGTNTADCHPIVFNRLRKYHKRNRNVKMIVVDPRQTKTAEAADLHLAIKPGTDIDLLNGIAYLLMKWEKIETIFIDECTKGFPDYTEVIGHYPPEVVAEKCGITIAELEQAARYWGDCQRVLSLWSMGMNQSSEGTAKVRTLINLHLMTANIGKPGAGPFSLTGQPNAMGGREAGGLAHILPGYRVVQNPDHRAAVEKMWQLPEGSINPTPGRDAWEMIRGLERGDVGLFWVAATNPAVSMPDIERTKKALLKSRFTVYQDAYYPTETAAYAHLVLPAAQWGEKTGVMTNSERVVTLCPAFQDPVGEAKADWEIFAEVGHRLGFTEQFAFASSAEVYEEFTQLTRDRVCDLTGLSHQRLQKEGPIQWPCPDTETETIASGKRLYTNFQFPTADGRANFGAFHSNGLAEPEDKNYPYILTTGRLYGHWHTQTRTGHIPKIKKMHPYPELEIHPRDAKKIGLVEEESWVEARSRRGKAQFRVKITKAIAPGTVFIPMHWGALWADNAEANALTHPESCPFSKQPELKACAVQLIPMTEEIENTEELQFQAALKPH, encoded by the coding sequence ATGACACAAAAAACCCTTTGTCCCTACTGCGGTGTTGGCTGTGGTTTAGAAGTCTTACCCCCAGCGCAACCCGGAAAAGCGGTTAACCGTGATAGTGAAGGAAATCCCATCTGGCAAGTGCGCGGCGATCGCGCCCATCCTTCCAGTAAAGGCATGGTCTGTGTGAAAGGCGCAACCATTACCGAAGCCACGGCAAAAAATCGCCTCAAATATCCCTTGCTGCGAGACTCTTTAGATGAACCTTTCCGTCGTGTCAGTTGGGAAGAAGCATTGAATCGCATTGTCCGAGAAATTAAAACGGTACAGGTCACTCACGGCAATGATGGCATCTGTATGTATGGATCAGGACAACTGCAAACGGAGGACTACTATATCGCCCAAAAACTGCTAAAAGGGTGTCTGGGAACCAATAATTTTGATGCCAACTCTCGCCTCTGTATGTCGTCTGCAGTGGCGGGTTATATGCAGAGTTTTGGATCGGATGGTCCCCCCTGTTGTTACGATGACTTGGAACAAACCGATTGCGCGTTTCTCATTGGAACCAATACCGCCGACTGTCACCCAATTGTTTTTAATCGTTTGCGGAAATACCATAAGCGGAACCGCAATGTAAAAATGATTGTGGTTGACCCTCGTCAGACAAAAACCGCCGAGGCTGCGGATCTCCATTTGGCGATTAAACCGGGAACCGATATTGATCTCCTCAATGGGATTGCTTATTTATTGATGAAATGGGAAAAAATTGAAACCATTTTCATTGATGAATGTACGAAAGGGTTTCCCGATTATACGGAGGTGATTGGTCATTATCCGCCGGAAGTGGTGGCGGAAAAATGTGGTATTACCATTGCGGAATTAGAACAAGCAGCCCGTTATTGGGGAGACTGTCAACGAGTGTTATCCCTGTGGTCAATGGGGATGAATCAATCTTCAGAAGGAACCGCCAAAGTCCGCACCTTGATTAATTTACACTTAATGACGGCTAATATTGGCAAACCGGGCGCGGGACCATTTTCTCTCACCGGACAACCGAATGCCATGGGGGGACGAGAAGCGGGGGGACTCGCCCATATCCTTCCTGGTTATAGAGTCGTCCAAAATCCCGATCATCGTGCTGCTGTCGAGAAGATGTGGCAACTCCCAGAAGGAAGCATTAACCCTACTCCCGGACGGGATGCCTGGGAGATGATTCGGGGGTTAGAAAGGGGAGATGTGGGTTTATTTTGGGTGGCTGCAACCAATCCAGCGGTGAGTATGCCCGATATTGAACGGACGAAAAAGGCTTTATTAAAATCACGGTTTACGGTTTATCAAGATGCCTATTACCCCACGGAAACCGCAGCTTATGCCCATTTAGTTTTACCCGCAGCACAATGGGGAGAAAAAACTGGGGTGATGACGAATTCGGAACGGGTGGTTACTCTCTGTCCTGCGTTTCAAGACCCGGTGGGAGAAGCGAAAGCCGACTGGGAAATTTTCGCAGAAGTTGGACACCGCTTAGGGTTTACAGAACAATTTGCCTTTGCCAGTTCCGCCGAGGTCTATGAAGAGTTTACTCAATTAACGCGCGATCGCGTTTGTGATCTAACGGGACTCTCTCACCAACGCCTACAAAAAGAAGGCCCCATCCAATGGCCCTGTCCTGATACGGAAACCGAAACGATTGCATCGGGGAAACGTCTCTATACCAACTTTCAGTTTCCCACCGCAGATGGACGCGCCAACTTTGGGGCATTTCATTCTAACGGACTTGCTGAACCTGAAGATAAAAATTATCCTTACATCTTGACAACAGGACGCTTATATGGGCATTGGCACACGCAAACCCGCACCGGACACATTCCGAAAATTAAGAAAATGCACCCCTATCCCGAATTAGAAATTCATCCCCGAGATGCGAAAAAAATTGGGTTAGTGGAAGAAGAAAGTTGGGTCGAAGCGCGATCGCGCCGAGGAAAAGCCCAATTTCGGGTTAAAATTACGAAAGCCATTGCCCCCGGAACCGTCTTTATTCCCATGCACTGGGGCGCGTTATGGGCGGACAACGCCGAAGCCAACGCCCTCACCCATCCCGAATCTTGTCCCTTTTCTAAACAACCCGAACTCAAAGCCTGCGCCGTACAATTAATTCCGATGACCGAAGAGATCGAGAACACAGAAGAACTCCAATTCCAAGCAGCCCTGAAACCCCACTGA
- a CDS encoding CheR family methyltransferase — MSSQGKTDLQNTKNPNNTFPIVAIGASAGGLEALENFFSQVTTDSEMAYLVLVHSSLEHPHFLPEILQRTTSVPISIAENGNQIFPNHIYMIPSQMRVRVEQDCIYLSSVERRELLLTIDMFFIALAENEPQRTVGVILSGMGSDGTLGVKALKAQEALILVQSPETSAYTEMPDSAISTGVVDGILPPAEMPRLIEQYFQQQGITEEEITAQEWLSEIFSLIRAQIGHDFSSYKQNTLLRRIKRRMTLHQIETYAEYFNFLQDHPKEVNNLFREFLIGVTSFFREESAFEFLQQEVLPPILQSIPDGGTFRAWVSGCSSGEEVYSLAMILRELIDEMPKQINLQLFGTDIDQLAIDRAREGLFPASIATDVSQQRLRRFFRREGQFYRVSRDIRYSVVFSLQDVLKDPPFSRLNLLSCRNLLIYLNEEAQRRLLPLFHYTLQPSGILMLGGSESIGSFQNLFHTLDLKHKIFQRREVARSLRQSVHFPTGAFLNLARPRRSGMTSRQNEDQNFERLIQNILLEEYSPTAVLIESNGQILHVQGRTGKFLETVSGPPTNNIFDMAREGLRVELASAIRSAISSGEMITRQQIPVRSNGQRELVKFSVKPLTMPEGLAGRLLVLLEVLDTALTDENEDNTAQSLSMQQRDGRIAELERELQNTRESHQTTIEELESSNEELQATNEELESSNEELQATNEELESSKEELQSLNEELQTLNEELQTKVEELSAAEDDMRNLLNSTSIATIFVDQQLQVKRFTPQAREIVNLIQNDVGRPLEDIATNLQEVELGAELQEVLDTLHSKVEAVQNHDGTWYQMRIMPYQTTDNRIEGAILTFTNIDDLKQIEAEIASINVELEQIKIVILDILEANTSPLILIDPDQKIVRANQAFHEFMNLRLGTNLQSLEQALSQQIGDFLQGNEDFSDVPFLYTASEQNECYYRVDGKVIGDVFNGNYYFLLAFYEGDNNNLDN, encoded by the coding sequence ATGTCATCCCAAGGAAAAACCGATCTCCAGAATACAAAAAACCCTAATAATACCTTTCCCATTGTTGCCATTGGTGCATCGGCTGGGGGATTAGAAGCCCTAGAAAATTTCTTTTCTCAGGTGACAACCGATAGTGAGATGGCTTATTTGGTGCTGGTTCACTCTTCGTTAGAACATCCCCATTTTCTCCCAGAGATTCTACAACGCACCACCTCGGTTCCCATTTCAATTGCTGAAAACGGTAATCAAATTTTTCCTAATCATATCTACATGATTCCCTCGCAAATGAGGGTTCGAGTAGAACAAGATTGCATCTATCTCTCGTCTGTTGAAAGACGAGAACTTCTCTTAACGATTGATATGTTCTTCATTGCACTGGCGGAAAATGAACCTCAGCGAACAGTTGGAGTAATTTTATCAGGAATGGGTAGTGATGGGACACTGGGAGTAAAAGCACTCAAAGCTCAAGAAGCCTTAATCTTGGTACAATCGCCAGAAACCTCAGCTTATACAGAAATGCCCGATAGTGCAATTTCGACGGGGGTAGTGGATGGAATTTTACCGCCAGCAGAAATGCCCAGACTGATTGAGCAGTATTTTCAGCAGCAAGGGATTACGGAAGAAGAAATAACCGCTCAGGAATGGTTGAGTGAAATTTTTAGCCTCATTCGCGCTCAAATTGGGCATGATTTTTCTTCTTATAAGCAAAATACACTTCTTCGTCGCATTAAGCGCCGAATGACTCTCCATCAAATAGAAACTTATGCTGAATATTTTAATTTTTTACAGGATCATCCCAAAGAAGTTAATAATTTATTTCGTGAATTTTTAATTGGTGTGACCAGTTTTTTTCGAGAAGAAAGTGCATTTGAATTTTTACAACAAGAAGTCCTCCCGCCTATTTTGCAGTCTATCCCCGATGGTGGAACGTTTCGGGCGTGGGTTTCTGGTTGTTCCAGTGGTGAGGAGGTGTATTCCTTAGCGATGATTCTGCGGGAACTGATTGATGAGATGCCAAAACAGATTAATTTACAGTTGTTTGGCACAGATATTGATCAACTGGCGATTGATCGCGCCAGAGAAGGGCTTTTTCCAGCGAGTATTGCCACGGATGTTAGTCAGCAACGGTTACGACGGTTTTTTCGACGGGAAGGTCAGTTTTATCGTGTGAGTCGAGACATTCGCTATTCCGTGGTATTTTCGCTGCAAGATGTCCTCAAAGATCCCCCTTTTTCTCGTTTGAACTTGCTTAGTTGTCGCAATCTCTTAATTTATCTGAATGAAGAAGCACAACGCCGACTGCTGCCTTTGTTTCACTATACGTTACAACCTTCAGGAATTTTGATGTTGGGGGGTTCGGAAAGTATTGGCAGTTTCCAAAATTTATTTCATACCTTAGATCTGAAACATAAGATTTTTCAACGGCGAGAAGTTGCGCGATCGCTGCGTCAATCTGTCCATTTTCCCACTGGAGCATTTCTTAACTTAGCTCGGCCCCGTCGCTCGGGGATGACCTCTCGCCAAAATGAAGACCAGAATTTTGAGCGACTCATTCAAAATATTTTACTGGAAGAATATTCTCCCACCGCAGTTCTCATTGAAAGTAATGGACAGATTCTTCATGTGCAAGGACGTACAGGGAAGTTTTTAGAAACGGTCAGTGGTCCCCCCACCAATAATATTTTTGATATGGCGCGAGAAGGCTTAAGAGTGGAACTTGCCTCAGCGATTCGATCTGCTATTTCTTCTGGTGAGATGATCACTCGGCAACAGATTCCTGTTCGCAGCAATGGACAACGGGAACTGGTGAAGTTTTCTGTCAAACCTCTCACCATGCCAGAAGGATTAGCGGGTCGCCTCCTTGTTTTATTGGAAGTGCTTGACACTGCTCTAACAGACGAAAATGAAGATAACACTGCTCAAAGTCTCTCTATGCAACAACGAGATGGGCGTATTGCTGAACTAGAAAGAGAGTTACAAAACACCCGCGAAAGCCATCAAACCACCATTGAAGAATTAGAATCGTCGAATGAGGAACTGCAAGCGACTAACGAAGAGTTAGAATCGTCGAATGAGGAACTGCAAGCGACTAACGAAGAGTTAGAATCCTCAAAGGAAGAGTTGCAATCGTTGAATGAGGAACTACAAACTCTCAACGAAGAACTACAAACCAAAGTGGAAGAATTATCCGCAGCCGAAGACGATATGCGGAATTTGCTCAATAGCACGAGTATCGCGACGATTTTTGTGGATCAGCAACTGCAAGTCAAACGCTTTACACCGCAAGCCCGAGAAATTGTCAATTTAATTCAAAACGATGTCGGTCGCCCCCTAGAAGATATTGCCACGAATTTACAAGAGGTGGAACTCGGTGCGGAGTTGCAAGAGGTTTTAGACACACTTCACTCAAAAGTTGAAGCAGTACAAAACCATGATGGCACTTGGTATCAAATGCGGATTATGCCCTATCAAACCACAGATAACCGCATAGAAGGGGCAATTCTGACCTTTACGAATATTGACGATTTGAAACAAATAGAGGCAGAAATCGCAAGTATTAATGTTGAATTAGAACAAATAAAAATTGTGATTCTTGATATTTTAGAGGCGAATACAAGCCCGTTAATTTTAATTGACCCAGACCAGAAGATTGTGAGAGCAAACCAAGCCTTTCATGAATTCATGAATCTGAGACTCGGGACAAACTTGCAATCCTTAGAACAGGCTTTATCGCAGCAAATTGGCGACTTTTTACAAGGCAATGAGGATTTTTCTGATGTTCCTTTTCTCTATACTGCCTCGGAACAAAATGAATGTTATTATAGGGTCGATGGGAAAGTAATCGGGGACGTTTTCAATGGAAACTATTATTTTTTATTAGCTTTTTACGAGGGAGACAATAATAATCTTGACAACTAG
- a CDS encoding MFS transporter: MNILSFQGRNRILHLTWFAFFLTFVVWFNFAPLATTIKDDLGLTVDQIKTIAICNVALTVPARVIIGMLLDRFGPRITFSTLLIYSAIPCLLFASANDFNMLVISRLLLGIVGAGFVIGIRMVSEWFPPKEIGVAEGIYGGWGNFGSAASAFTLPSIALALSFISGGSSNWRLAIALTGIAAAVYGVIYFFSVEDTPPGKVYQRPERHGGMEVTSKRDFWFLLLMNLPILGVLALLAWRLKGVGFLNQGQLLLVWLVLLGLYLFQAYNAWQANKSLMTGKKRYPAEDRYNFSQVAILELTYVTNFGSELAVVSMLPAFFELTFNLNPAQAGMIASSYAFMNLMSRPSGGLISDKMGSRKWTMAILLGGMGIGYLMMGTVNNSWFLPLAIVLTMACSFFVQAAEGSTYAIVPLIKRRVTGQIAGNVGAYGNVGAVCYLTLYSLLPAGAAADRTFFQVLGIAGLIVAFLCAFFLKEPKGSFAEFHEGEEEELEPTPEPVIKN, encoded by the coding sequence ATGAATATTCTCTCCTTTCAAGGTCGAAACCGAATCCTTCATTTGACTTGGTTCGCCTTCTTTCTAACTTTTGTTGTCTGGTTTAATTTTGCTCCTTTAGCAACAACAATTAAAGATGATTTAGGGCTAACCGTTGACCAGATCAAAACCATTGCGATTTGTAATGTAGCCCTGACCGTTCCCGCCCGTGTCATTATTGGAATGTTGCTCGATCGCTTCGGACCGCGCATAACTTTTTCTACCTTATTAATTTATTCTGCTATTCCCTGCCTTTTGTTTGCTTCAGCGAATGATTTTAATATGTTAGTAATCAGTCGATTACTATTAGGAATTGTCGGTGCAGGATTTGTGATTGGCATCCGCATGGTTTCCGAATGGTTTCCCCCGAAAGAAATTGGGGTTGCGGAAGGGATTTATGGCGGTTGGGGGAACTTTGGTTCTGCTGCTTCGGCGTTTACTCTTCCTTCTATTGCATTAGCCTTATCCTTTATTTCTGGAGGAAGTTCTAACTGGCGATTAGCCATTGCATTAACAGGAATTGCTGCTGCAGTTTATGGAGTGATTTATTTTTTCAGTGTTGAAGATACTCCCCCTGGAAAAGTTTATCAACGTCCCGAACGTCATGGCGGAATGGAAGTCACCAGCAAGCGAGATTTTTGGTTTTTACTATTAATGAATCTTCCAATTTTAGGGGTTTTAGCCTTACTTGCTTGGCGGTTAAAAGGGGTTGGTTTTCTCAACCAAGGACAATTATTATTAGTTTGGTTAGTCTTACTGGGACTCTACCTATTCCAAGCCTACAACGCATGGCAGGCGAACAAAAGTCTCATGACTGGGAAAAAGCGTTACCCTGCTGAAGATCGGTATAACTTTAGTCAAGTTGCGATTTTAGAACTCACTTATGTTACCAATTTCGGGTCAGAATTAGCTGTCGTTTCTATGTTACCCGCTTTCTTTGAATTGACTTTTAATTTGAACCCAGCACAAGCGGGAATGATTGCGTCAAGTTATGCCTTTATGAACCTCATGTCTCGTCCGAGTGGCGGTTTAATTTCTGACAAAATGGGATCGCGGAAATGGACAATGGCAATTTTATTAGGAGGAATGGGAATTGGTTATTTAATGATGGGAACCGTTAACAATAGCTGGTTTCTTCCCTTAGCGATTGTTTTAACGATGGCTTGTTCTTTCTTTGTCCAAGCAGCAGAAGGTTCAACTTATGCCATTGTTCCTCTGATTAAACGTCGTGTTACGGGACAAATTGCGGGAAATGTTGGGGCGTATGGCAACGTGGGCGCAGTTTGTTACTTAACACTTTATAGTTTACTCCCAGCAGGCGCTGCTGCGGATCGGACGTTCTTCCAAGTGTTAGGAATTGCAGGATTAATTGTGGCGTTTCTCTGTGCATTTTTCTTAAAAGAACCGAAAGGATCATTTGCCGAGTTCCATGAAGGAGAAGAAGAAGAGTTAGAACCTACTCCAGAACCTGTTATTAAGAATTAG
- a CDS encoding IS200/IS605 family accessory protein TnpB-related protein: MKQLSVQQAREQLYELINEVTQQNQLIYISSDDNKVAISRKRDRHLLDHAEIKSPALIVNEKGCKLSVPFNINPPNKEGNCVCAVDVGINTLATVSIVYPDGTVTARKFIHPSVDIDRRDKRLCRIRKKARLTKNLSKGFCSTSYRKARQYNRNIAQQSSKQIVDFATEHGASVIVFEQLKGWRPKGGRKGSTLKQRFHGWLHRALVNLTQEKFAEAGGKTEFVYPRGTSSFAFDGSGKVKRSNKNYSLATFSSAKQYNCDLSASYNIGARYWAKELKLTNGHPQAPEFSSGVRMTRRNDGQLDGGKSSPSKRRTPVTLSVLWKDKEAPTTATQGA; this comes from the coding sequence ATGAAACAATTATCAGTTCAACAAGCAAGAGAGCAACTCTATGAGTTAATCAATGAAGTAACCCAACAGAATCAACTGATTTATATTTCTAGTGATGATAATAAGGTTGCTATTTCTCGAAAGAGAGATAGACACCTTTTAGACCATGCTGAAATCAAGTCTCCTGCTTTAATTGTTAATGAGAAAGGATGCAAGCTCAGTGTTCCCTTTAACATTAATCCTCCGAACAAAGAAGGAAACTGTGTCTGTGCTGTAGATGTAGGGATTAATACTCTAGCTACAGTCAGTATCGTTTATCCTGACGGCACTGTAACCGCAAGGAAGTTCATTCATCCCTCGGTTGACATAGACCGTCGTGATAAGCGTTTATGTCGAATTAGAAAGAAGGCTCGTTTAACCAAAAACCTAAGTAAAGGTTTCTGTTCCACGTCGTATCGAAAAGCTCGCCAGTACAACCGAAATATCGCTCAACAGTCTTCTAAACAAATTGTGGACTTCGCCACCGAACACGGGGCTTCAGTCATTGTGTTCGAGCAACTGAAAGGATGGCGACCTAAAGGAGGGCGTAAAGGTTCGACCTTAAAACAAAGATTTCATGGCTGGTTACATCGAGCTTTGGTTAATCTGACCCAAGAAAAGTTTGCTGAAGCAGGAGGAAAGACAGAGTTTGTTTATCCTCGTGGAACTTCTAGCTTTGCTTTTGATGGCAGTGGAAAAGTTAAACGAAGCAATAAGAATTATTCCCTAGCTACTTTTTCTAGTGCTAAACAATATAACTGTGACCTATCAGCTAGTTATAACATTGGTGCTAGATACTGGGCTAAAGAACTTAAACTGACCAACGGTCATCCGCAGGCTCCCGAATTCAGTTCGGGAGTACGGATGACTCGCAGAAATGACGGTCAGTTGGATGGTGGCAAAAGTTCCCCATCCAAACGGAGAACTCCCGTTACCTTATCTGTCCTTTGGAAGGATAAGGAAGCTCCGACTACAGCGACGCAAGGAGCTTAG
- the dnaB gene encoding replicative DNA helicase, with translation MSEFSAISDQSLPPQNVEAEESILGGILLDPEAIARVAEILTAEAFYLQAHQTIYQGAIALHTQGKPTDLMNLSTWLADQELLDKVGGKAKLAQLADRTVSAVNIDGYAQLVLDKYLRRQLINSGHKIVQLGFDTTEALNTVLDRAEQSIFAITQERPQSGLVPLSETLIETYDQIEGLYYQDQLPGLKSSFYDLDSMTSGLQPSDLIILAGRPSMGKTAFGLNMARNIAGQYKLPVALFSLEMSKEQLSQRLLASEAKIESNRLRSGRLSQQDYQKLSSAIGTLSDVPIFIDDTATMTVMEMRSQARRLQAEHGQLGLVLLDYLQLMEGGGDNRVQELSRITRSLKTLARELKAPVIALSQLSRGVEQRTNKRPMLSDLRESGSIEQDADLVLMLYRDAYYNPDTPDRDLAELIITKHRNGPTGTVKLIFNAELTEFRNMARSDHD, from the coding sequence ATGTCTGAATTTTCTGCGATTAGCGATCAATCCCTTCCTCCCCAAAATGTGGAAGCGGAGGAATCAATTTTAGGCGGGATTTTACTCGATCCAGAGGCGATCGCGCGAGTTGCGGAAATTCTCACGGCGGAGGCGTTTTATCTGCAAGCGCATCAAACCATTTATCAGGGCGCGATCGCGCTACATACGCAGGGGAAACCCACAGACTTAATGAATCTCAGCACTTGGTTAGCCGACCAAGAATTATTAGACAAAGTGGGCGGAAAAGCCAAACTCGCCCAACTCGCAGACCGTACTGTTTCCGCAGTCAACATTGACGGTTACGCGCAACTGGTTTTAGATAAATATCTGCGACGACAACTGATTAATTCGGGACATAAAATTGTTCAACTGGGATTTGATACCACTGAAGCGTTAAACACAGTTCTCGATCGCGCAGAACAAAGTATTTTCGCCATTACCCAAGAACGTCCCCAATCAGGATTAGTTCCTCTCAGTGAAACCCTAATTGAAACTTACGATCAAATCGAAGGGTTATATTATCAAGACCAACTCCCCGGACTCAAAAGCAGCTTTTATGATTTAGACAGCATGACCAGTGGCTTACAGCCGTCTGATTTAATTATTTTGGCGGGAAGACCTTCAATGGGGAAAACTGCCTTTGGTTTAAACATGGCGCGGAATATTGCGGGACAATATAAACTTCCTGTGGCGTTGTTTAGTTTAGAAATGTCTAAAGAACAACTGAGTCAACGCTTACTCGCTAGTGAAGCCAAAATTGAAAGTAATCGCTTGCGGTCGGGACGCTTAAGCCAACAGGATTATCAAAAACTCAGTAGCGCGATCGGAACCCTCTCCGATGTTCCCATTTTCATTGATGATACCGCAACCATGACCGTCATGGAAATGCGATCGCAGGCGCGACGGTTACAAGCCGAACACGGACAACTGGGCTTAGTATTACTGGACTACTTACAGTTAATGGAAGGGGGAGGAGATAACCGTGTCCAAGAATTATCTCGCATTACCCGCAGTCTCAAAACCCTCGCCAGGGAATTAAAAGCCCCCGTAATTGCACTGTCTCAGCTAAGTCGAGGCGTAGAACAGCGAACCAATAAACGTCCTATGCTGTCTGATTTGCGCGAAAGCGGAAGTATCGAACAAGACGCGGATCTAGTGCTGATGCTGTATCGAGATGCGTATTACAACCCTGATACCCCTGATCGCGATCTTGCTGAATTAATTATTACTAAGCACCGCAATGGGCCCACAGGAACGGTTAAACTGATTTTTAATGCGGAACTGACAGAGTTTCGTAATATGGCGCGATCTGACCATGATTAG